The genomic DNA TACTGAGTTCTCTGCCGGTCGACACGATTGCCCAGACGCTGCGGATTGTGGATTTGTATGTGGCTCGTTGGCCAATCGAAGTATTCTTTCGAGTTTTCAAAACTGGCTGCCGGGTCGAAGAGATTCAACTCGAAGCGAGAGACCGACTGATCGGCGCGTTGATGTTTTACAAAGTGATCGCATGGCGGATCATGTTTGTGACCTTCTTAGGCCGCGAGTGTCCAGAGCTTCCCTGTGATGTCGTCTTCAGCGAAGCGGAATGGAAGTCGGTCTGGAAAGTGGTGGAAAAGACGGCTCCCCCAAAGCAAGCTCCTGAGCTGTCACAATTCATCCCGGTCCTTGCGACCCTTGGCGGCTACAATCACCGCCAAGGCGACGGTCCGCCGGGAGCCGAAGTGATCTGGCGAGGCACGCGGCGAATGCTCGACTTCGCCCTCTGCTGGCAAGCCTTCGGACCAGACCAATGACTTGTGGGTAATCGACAGCTCGTAACCTCGTCAACTACCATCAGTCCCAAAATCAAAGTTTGACGAACCGTTAGCCTGCCAAGATCCAAGACTCATACAACGTCTCCGAAAGATCGAGCGTCGCTGGTCGAACTGCTGTTAGCGAGTAATGCGAGGCGCGAAGCGACGGCGACGGCGACGAAGTGGTTGGTCGAGCGATTGGAACCCCGCGTGAGGCTCCCTGGTTTTCGAGTGGCATTGGAACCGGCTGAGCAATCCATTTCTCAATGGATTTGTTTGCTCCGACACAAGCACGATGTTAACGTATTAACCGACATTGATTCTGGCAGCAACGAGGTGGACCATGGATATTGAACGACGGATTTCGCGAAGGACGATCATCAAAGCAACGGCTGCGGGAGGAGCGAGCGTGGCCGCCGGATCTTTGTTTTCGGCGTCTCCTTTGCAGGGGGCAGACGATGCGGCGGTAGCGGATCCCAAGGTCCGCGGGCCCTTCCCCATTTTGTCGACTCCCTTCACCGAATCGGGAGAAGTCGACTACGACGTCCTGGCTCAGCAAGCAAAGTTTGTGTCTTGGGGCGGATGCCCCGGAATGATCTGGCCGCAATCGGGCGACAGCGTCGATCTGTTGACGACGGAAGAGAAGATGAAGGGGATGGAGGTGTTGGCGAAGACCACGCGCGATCTCCCTGCATCGCTCTGCTTAGGCGTCCAGGGTAAAGACACCGCCGAGATGCTCGCCTTCGCCGAGCATGCTGAAAAGCTCGAACCCGAAGCGATCATCTCGCGGCCGCCCGACTCGGGCAAGTCCGAAGAGGATCTGCGGCAATATTGGAAAGCTCTAGCCGCCGTCGCCCGCCGGCCTGTCATCCTGCAAACAACCGGCGGCGTTGCTTATAAGGGACCACTCCCCACACCAGAATTGATGATCGATCTGGCTCGCGAATTTCCGCACTTCGGCTACATCAAAGAAGAAGCTGGCAACGTCCTTGCACGCATGAAAGTCTCGCTGGCCGCGATGCCGCCGGTGCGACGCGTGTTCAGTGCGCGAGGCGGATTTCATTGGTTGCAGGAATCGCGACTGGGCTCCGAGGGTGTGATCACCGAACGGGCTGTCTATGCCGATGTGTTGACTCGGTTTTGGGATCTACAGCAAAGCGGTGATGATCCCGCGGCGCTGCAGGACCTGTTCGATAAGTTCACGCAGATGGTGAGACTGAAGCCGGGCAGCCTGCGAGGCACCAATCTGTACATCTGGAAAAAGCGTGGCGTCTTCAAGAACCTGCTGTCTCGCAACTACGGCCCCAAAAAATCGATCCCCGCCGAGCCGAAGTTGTCGGAATTCAAAATGAGTGAAGCTCAGATTGCGGAAGCGGACGCGAAGTTTGCAGCTCTGGGGCCTTATCTGAAAACGGTCACTCCCGATCTGGACAACCCTGCGTAACGGATTGGATACCCGGCAGCTCGGATTCAGACCAACGAACCCTACCTTGCAAGCGAATTGATCCATGATGAGTCGACCTTCACGGCGGAGTTTTTTGAAGCGAGCGGCGGCAAGCGGATTTGCGGCTTCGGTAACGATCTCCGGAACGAAATCGTCCGGCCAGGTGATCGGAGCTAACGACCGCGTGCGGGTTGCAGTTGCCGGAATCAACGGTCGCGGGCAGATCCACATGGGATCGTTCGCCGCGATCAAAGATGTCGCGGTCACGCATCTCGTCGATCCCGACAGTCGGTTGTTTGCATCGCGTAGCGCGAGGTTGGAGCGACAGACGGGGCAAAAGCCTAAGTGTGTGCAAGACATCCGCCGGGTGCTGGATGATCCGACAGTCGACGCCGTCTCGATCGCCACCCCAAATCATTGGCACGCGCTGATGACGGTTTGGGCGTGTCAGGCGGGGAAAGATGTCTACGTCGAAAAGCCATGCAGCCACAACATTTACGAAGGCCGACGCATGGTGCAGGCGGCGGAAAAGTATAACCGGATCGTCCAACATGGCACGCAGTGGCGTTCGGATCCAAAGTGGAGGACATATACCGCCGATATTCGGGCGGGGAAATATGGGAAGCTGAAAACCGCAAACATTCAAATCTTCCGTCCGCGGAAGAGCATTGGCATCAAGACGCCCGTGACGCCACCGCGCGAGTTGGATTACGACCTGTGGGTTGGCCCCGGCCCGATGAATCCCTTTCGCGACAACTTGGTCCATTACCGCTGGCACTGGATGTGGGAATACGGCAATGGAGAGATCGGAAACTTGGGCTCCCACGAATTCGAAATGGCTCGCTGGGCGATGCCGGAAAATGCCAGCCCGCAGTCGGTGATCAGTCTGGGAGGCCGGTACGGATACAAAGACCAAGCCGAGACACCCAATACTCAGTTAACGCTGTATGACTTTGGCGAAACCAAACTCGTCTGCCAACAGCGTGGGCTTCACTTCGACAAGCCGCTGAAAATGAGCATCGATTTCCATACGGCGGATGGAGTGATCCGAGAGGGGCACTTTTATCCCCATGGAAAGACGCAAGGGGAAGCGATCGTGGGAGCGCCGCCGAGCGGGCTGCCGGAAAATCACGCGCGAGCGCACTTCCAAAACTTCATCGATTGCGTTCGCAGTCGAAACCAAGCGGAACTCGCTTCGGATGTTCTCGACGGGCATCGCACCGCTGTCTTGGCTCATCTCGGCAACATCTCGTACCGCCTTGGCGAGCCGACGTCGTTCAGCGGTTCGCCCGAAGGAATTGCCGCGCACAACATCGCCAGCGAATCGTTCGACGACATGAAACGTCATCTCGTCGACGCCGGGGGAGTCAATCTGTCGAAGGATTCTTATCAGCTTGGGCCGTTGCTTCGGTTCGATGCACAAGCCGAAGAGTTTGTCGCCGCAACGGAGGCGAATCAAATGGCTCGCGGCAGCTACCGTGAATCATTCCAGATGCCAGACATCGTTTAGCAGGAGTGTTTGGCTATTTGGGATCCCTCAAAACGATCGTTTGCAATATTTGGCATCGAGGCGTTGGTTGCCCCGCCCCTTTTTAGTTGCCCGTTTTTGATGGGATGATAACCGCTGATCGATCAGTTGAAGTTCGCTGGTCCGCCGCCGCTGCCGCCGAGGGCTTGGTAGGCGTAGATCGTCGCCGATAACTGTTGCTGCTTGATGTCGATGATCAACATCTTGGCTTCCATCATCTCGCGTTGAGCCAACAGGACTTCGACATATTCCGCTCGGGCGTTTTGGAACAACTTGGTGGCGCTGTCGACCGAAGCTTCCAACGACGCCAATTGCTGCTTCTTGATCTCGATACTCTTACCGTAGTTGGAGACCTTGGTCAGTTGATTGATTACCTCGGTGTAGGCGTTCAGAACGGTTTGTTGATAGTTGTAGACCGCTTGCAGTTGTTTGGCGTTCGCCGTGCGGTACGCCGCCTGGATCGCACGCTTGTTGATCAACGGCGCGACTAGATCGCCGCCGATACTGTAGATCAACGATTCGGGCGTACGGAACAGATACCCGGCAGCGAAGGCTTGGTAGCCGACGCCGGCGTTGAGATTCAGCGACGGATAGAAGCGGGCCTTGGCGACTTTGATGTCCAGTCCGGCAGCTTGCAGTTCGCGTTCCGCTGCGCGAATGTCGGGGCGATTCTGCAACAGTTGAGCCGGGACGCCGGCGCTGATCGATTGAAGCGTCAGGTCGATGTATTCGACTGACATCCGTTGAACGTGCTGCGGGTAGCGACCGACGAGGAAGTTGATGCGGTTTTCGACCTCGACGATCTCTTGCTCGATGATCAACTTTTCGCTCTGGTTCTTTCGCACCTCGGCTTGGAACCGTTGGACCGCTAGCTCGGTCCCGCGTCCAGCTTCCTTCATCGCATCGGCGGTCTTGAGGCTGTTCTGCTGGATCTCGATCGTCTTGTCGAGCGTCATTAAGCGGTTGTCGAGCGCCAACAGTTCGTAGTAGTTCTCGGCGATCTCAGCGACCAAGCCGGTCACGACATAATTACGCCCCTCTTGAGTGCTCAGGTACCGCATCGCCGCGGCGCTTTGTGCGTTCCGCAGCTTCTTCCAGATGTCCAGCTGCCAAGAGACGTTGGCACCGACCAGGAAGTCGGGCAGGGGATCGGGGAAGCCGCGGCCGGGGGCGACTTCCAGTTGATCTTCGACTGCACCGGCACGCGTGTGCTCTCCCGATTTCTCCAATCCAACTCCGGCACCGACATCGACGAACGGCCGGTACTCGCCGCTGCGGGCATAGGTCTCGTTGCAGGCGATCTGAATCTCTTCGGCGAGGATCCGAAGTTCCTGGTTTCCGACGAGTGCTTGATCGATCAGGCCCGCCAGGAAGGGATCGTCGAAGAACTGATGCCAGTCGAATTGGCCGGAGTTTTCGCTGGTATTGGCCAGATCAAAACTGTCGACCGATGGCATCGCAGCGGGAGCGAACAGGCTGATCGGATCGTCGGCGGCTTGGGATACTACCGATTGATCTTCCGAAGGCTTTCCATGTTCGTCTTGGTTCTCGGTCTTATCTTTGTCGTCCGATTTATTTGGTTCGATTTTCGTCGCTTGGCGAAGGAATCCAGCCAGCCGAATCAAGCCGCCTTCGGAGGGCTTCGACTCTTCGGCCGCGTCGACCGTTGGGGGCTCGGTCGGGATCGCGGTTGCGACGTCCCAGTTGACACTTTCGCTGCCGGTCGAAGCGGGGCGAGTGTAGGTTTCCGGCATCGCTTGCCCCGGCTTTGCACCGCGGAGCTGAGGGATACCACAGCCCGGTTGTACCAGCACCGCACCCGTAACGATTGCAGCAAGCAGAGCACGCTGTTTGAGTTGCGATTTGGAGCGTTTATCAGATCGGTTCATCAGTCTTATCCTTGACATCCTGATCCAGGATTTTTAGCCCCTGGTTGCTAACCACTTCCTTGTGGCTCAAACATGTAGTCGTCGCACTTCCGAACGTCAGCGATGCGGTTGCCGCGTCGGATTGTCCAATCGTCGCCGGTCGCGGCGTCTGCAAAATCATGCAGATCCGAACGACCCGCATTACTTCTATTTTCGACAGTCGTTCGGCGACAGCTTTACCGGTTGCATGGGTAAGGCATGCGAGCCGGACAAACGGCACAAAGTACCATCGGCATGTCCTCAAGTTGTTCGATTCGTCGGCGCACCCGCCACCGACGGCCGGGGCTCTGCGGCCCTGGCGGTGACAATTTGATACGTTTCACGCGGTGATTATTTAGTCCGCGCCGGCTTGCGTTTCCGCAGCGTCCTCGTCGGCTATCACATCACGTCGACCTAGGCATTGGGCTCGGGAGGG from Rosistilla oblonga includes the following:
- a CDS encoding Gfo/Idh/MocA family protein, giving the protein MSRPSRRSFLKRAAASGFAASVTISGTKSSGQVIGANDRVRVAVAGINGRGQIHMGSFAAIKDVAVTHLVDPDSRLFASRSARLERQTGQKPKCVQDIRRVLDDPTVDAVSIATPNHWHALMTVWACQAGKDVYVEKPCSHNIYEGRRMVQAAEKYNRIVQHGTQWRSDPKWRTYTADIRAGKYGKLKTANIQIFRPRKSIGIKTPVTPPRELDYDLWVGPGPMNPFRDNLVHYRWHWMWEYGNGEIGNLGSHEFEMARWAMPENASPQSVISLGGRYGYKDQAETPNTQLTLYDFGETKLVCQQRGLHFDKPLKMSIDFHTADGVIREGHFYPHGKTQGEAIVGAPPSGLPENHARAHFQNFIDCVRSRNQAELASDVLDGHRTAVLAHLGNISYRLGEPTSFSGSPEGIAAHNIASESFDDMKRHLVDAGGVNLSKDSYQLGPLLRFDAQAEEFVAATEANQMARGSYRESFQMPDIV
- a CDS encoding TolC family protein; this translates as MNRSDKRSKSQLKQRALLAAIVTGAVLVQPGCGIPQLRGAKPGQAMPETYTRPASTGSESVNWDVATAIPTEPPTVDAAEESKPSEGGLIRLAGFLRQATKIEPNKSDDKDKTENQDEHGKPSEDQSVVSQAADDPISLFAPAAMPSVDSFDLANTSENSGQFDWHQFFDDPFLAGLIDQALVGNQELRILAEEIQIACNETYARSGEYRPFVDVGAGVGLEKSGEHTRAGAVEDQLEVAPGRGFPDPLPDFLVGANVSWQLDIWKKLRNAQSAAAMRYLSTQEGRNYVVTGLVAEIAENYYELLALDNRLMTLDKTIEIQQNSLKTADAMKEAGRGTELAVQRFQAEVRKNQSEKLIIEQEIVEVENRINFLVGRYPQHVQRMSVEYIDLTLQSISAGVPAQLLQNRPDIRAAERELQAAGLDIKVAKARFYPSLNLNAGVGYQAFAAGYLFRTPESLIYSIGGDLVAPLINKRAIQAAYRTANAKQLQAVYNYQQTVLNAYTEVINQLTKVSNYGKSIEIKKQQLASLEASVDSATKLFQNARAEYVEVLLAQREMMEAKMLIIDIKQQQLSATIYAYQALGGSGGGPANFN
- a CDS encoding dihydrodipicolinate synthase family protein, whose amino-acid sequence is MDIERRISRRTIIKATAAGGASVAAGSLFSASPLQGADDAAVADPKVRGPFPILSTPFTESGEVDYDVLAQQAKFVSWGGCPGMIWPQSGDSVDLLTTEEKMKGMEVLAKTTRDLPASLCLGVQGKDTAEMLAFAEHAEKLEPEAIISRPPDSGKSEEDLRQYWKALAAVARRPVILQTTGGVAYKGPLPTPELMIDLAREFPHFGYIKEEAGNVLARMKVSLAAMPPVRRVFSARGGFHWLQESRLGSEGVITERAVYADVLTRFWDLQQSGDDPAALQDLFDKFTQMVRLKPGSLRGTNLYIWKKRGVFKNLLSRNYGPKKSIPAEPKLSEFKMSEAQIAEADAKFAALGPYLKTVTPDLDNPA